From the Flavimarina sp. Hel_I_48 genome, one window contains:
- the xylA gene encoding xylose isomerase, with product MSSDNKFFKNIDTIQFEGKDSKNPMAFKYYDENRKVAGKTLKEHLRFATAYWHTFNNTGADPFGPGTETFAWDKNQDPIARAKDKMDAAFEFMTKLGMPYYCFHDVDVVDEAPTLKEFEERLQTMVEYAKQKQEDTGIKLLWGTSNLFSNKRYMNGASTNPNFDVLAYAGGQAKIAIDATLALGGENYVFWGGREGYMSLLNTDMKREQEHLARFLHTCKDYARKQGFKGNFLIEPKPMEPMKHQYDYDAATSLAFIEKYDLQNDFKLNLEVNHATLAGHTFQHELQVAVDAGMLGSIDANRGDYQNGWDTDQFPVNLSEITEAMLVILEGGGIQGGGVNFDAKVRRNSTDLEDKFIAHVAGMDIFARGLICASEILENSDYKKLRKERYSSFDSGKGAEFENGSLSLEDLSKIANEKGEPKQMSGRQELFEQIIATSY from the coding sequence ATGAGTTCAGATAATAAATTTTTCAAGAATATTGATACAATTCAATTTGAGGGCAAGGACAGCAAAAATCCCATGGCCTTTAAATATTATGATGAAAACCGAAAGGTTGCTGGTAAAACCCTTAAAGAGCACCTTCGTTTTGCTACTGCTTACTGGCACACCTTCAATAATACAGGTGCAGATCCTTTTGGACCGGGAACCGAAACATTCGCATGGGACAAAAATCAAGATCCTATTGCCCGCGCAAAGGATAAGATGGATGCTGCATTTGAGTTTATGACAAAACTTGGTATGCCCTATTATTGTTTTCATGATGTTGATGTTGTAGATGAAGCACCTACCTTGAAAGAATTTGAGGAACGCCTGCAAACTATGGTTGAGTATGCTAAACAAAAACAAGAAGATACAGGCATAAAACTTCTTTGGGGAACTTCAAACCTGTTTAGTAATAAACGCTATATGAACGGGGCGTCAACCAATCCTAATTTTGATGTACTCGCGTATGCCGGCGGCCAGGCAAAAATAGCGATAGATGCAACCCTCGCTTTAGGAGGTGAGAATTATGTATTCTGGGGTGGTCGTGAAGGATATATGAGTTTGCTGAATACAGATATGAAGCGTGAACAGGAGCATCTTGCACGTTTCTTGCACACCTGTAAGGATTATGCGCGCAAACAAGGTTTTAAAGGTAATTTTTTAATAGAGCCAAAACCTATGGAGCCTATGAAGCACCAGTATGACTACGATGCTGCCACTTCACTAGCTTTTATTGAAAAATATGATCTTCAAAATGATTTTAAACTCAACCTGGAGGTAAACCATGCCACGCTTGCCGGTCATACCTTTCAGCATGAACTTCAGGTAGCTGTTGATGCAGGTATGCTGGGCAGTATAGATGCAAACCGGGGCGATTATCAAAATGGCTGGGATACTGATCAATTTCCCGTAAATCTTTCTGAAATTACCGAGGCAATGCTTGTAATCTTAGAAGGAGGAGGGATACAAGGCGGAGGTGTGAACTTTGATGCAAAAGTAAGAAGAAACTCTACTGATCTTGAAGATAAGTTTATAGCTCATGTTGCCGGGATGGATATATTTGCCCGTGGATTGATCTGCGCAAGTGAGATATTGGAGAATTCTGATTATAAAAAACTTCGCAAAGAACGTTACTCTTCTTTTGATAGTGGCAAAGGGGCTGAATTTGAGAATGGATCTTTATCTCTGGAAGATCTTAGTAAAATTGCAAATGAGAAGGGAGAACCTAAACAAATGAGCGGTAGACAAGAACTCTTTGAGCAGATCATCGCTACTTCTTACTAA
- a CDS encoding VCBS repeat-containing protein codes for MLIVNSNALRFLALALLIFTGCEKNSVPVKFELLPASKTGINFNNAIEETFEFNPINFVYIYNGSGVGTGDINNDGLPDLFFGGNQVPSKLYLNKGNLEFEDITIPAGISKEGWVTGVSFVDINCDNFMDIYVCIANRESGKSENQLYINQGNNTFKEKANAYGLNDNGYSTQAVFFDYDKDGDLDMYLLTNGIDSFNHNNIRPIKQDASGKTTDRLYRNNGDNTFTNVSGEAGITIEGYGLGVGILDVNNDGWPDVYCSNDFITNDLLWINNGDGTFTNGILDYIKQTSSNGMGLDIADYNNDGLEDIVQMDMLPEENLHNKTMTQAMNYNNQAMRYRMGYMPQYVRNTLQLRNRDSSFSEVGRLAGIHKTDWSWAPLLVDLDNDGLKDLFLTNGYGKDITDLDFTNYADGYKNPFGGDSIRKRRIYNDIQELKTINIANYFFKNKGEGSFENVTEKWSDAPLSISNGALYADLDLDGDLDLVSNNINEGAFIYKNKTVENNSRNAHFLSVDLEGPSHNPKGIGAQISLYYGDTIQKANQYPVRGYLSSVDYKLHFGLGNRKNMDSIRIDWPDGKSEKLYGIVSNQQLILNYKDAETFTNKKPERKNTLLKNVENKLSTIKHTENNFVDFQENPLLLRMLSREGPGIAVGDIDQDGLEDLLFTTALNDTSYVWMQQKNGEFEKGQSLPQSWNFEQLGSIMADFNNDGRIDIYVASGGSEFPDKSENYSDQLYYQNPDGSFGISSTLPQINASTATVNASDYDRDGDLDLFIGSRLRPNSYPLADGSYILRNDNGIFKDVTHDLAQELSALGMVTSALWTDFNNDGAVDLIIVGEWMQITFFENQNGKFKNVSSQTEMAGLSGFWNSINGGDFDKDGDIDYIVGNLGENIDLKATQEEPITIVFKDFDNNGKIDPIIGYYVNGINYPLPSRDALISQIASMKKRFTFYSDYGKTTFDQMFSKEELKGASAKKINCLKSIYIENKGNGTFTYKDLPLPAQIAPVYGISIADLNSDGNLDLLLTGNRTDTETLGGSLNSAIGTVLSGDGNGNFISVPANESGFKTPGDARGIAQLVKKDAIDFLVANNDGALQCFTSKNASAIIPLTPTDSYALIKCSDGRTYKHEFYFGAGYLSQNSRMFKIPNDAKEIFIFNSKNEKRSVSVEAFRVP; via the coding sequence ATGTTGATTGTTAACTCAAATGCTTTACGCTTTCTGGCTTTAGCGCTCTTAATTTTTACGGGATGTGAAAAAAATAGTGTTCCCGTCAAATTCGAATTACTGCCTGCTTCAAAAACCGGCATTAATTTTAATAATGCGATAGAAGAAACATTTGAATTTAACCCTATTAACTTTGTCTATATATACAATGGGTCTGGTGTGGGAACTGGAGACATAAATAATGATGGACTGCCAGATCTTTTCTTTGGTGGCAACCAGGTCCCTTCTAAATTATATCTCAATAAAGGCAACCTGGAATTTGAAGATATAACTATACCTGCCGGTATATCAAAAGAAGGTTGGGTAACCGGTGTCAGTTTTGTAGACATAAACTGTGATAACTTTATGGATATATATGTCTGTATTGCGAATAGGGAAAGTGGCAAGTCTGAAAATCAACTTTATATAAATCAAGGCAATAATACATTTAAGGAAAAGGCAAATGCTTATGGTCTTAATGATAATGGATACAGTACGCAAGCCGTATTCTTTGACTATGACAAAGATGGAGATCTTGATATGTACTTATTAACTAATGGTATTGATTCTTTCAATCATAATAATATCCGCCCTATCAAACAGGACGCGAGTGGCAAAACCACAGACAGGCTTTACAGGAATAATGGTGATAATACCTTTACCAATGTTTCTGGTGAAGCTGGTATAACCATCGAAGGTTATGGCCTGGGTGTGGGCATATTAGATGTAAATAATGATGGATGGCCAGATGTTTATTGCTCAAATGATTTTATAACAAATGATTTATTATGGATAAACAACGGTGATGGTACCTTTACAAACGGTATTCTCGATTATATAAAACAAACCTCTTCAAACGGTATGGGTCTGGATATCGCAGATTATAACAATGATGGTCTTGAAGATATTGTACAGATGGATATGCTTCCCGAAGAAAACCTGCACAATAAAACCATGACGCAGGCTATGAACTATAACAATCAAGCGATGCGCTATCGTATGGGGTATATGCCACAATACGTACGTAACACCTTGCAGTTAAGAAACAGGGATTCCTCATTTTCTGAAGTAGGACGATTAGCAGGCATCCATAAAACAGACTGGAGCTGGGCACCACTACTAGTAGACCTTGACAATGATGGTCTTAAGGATCTTTTCTTGACCAATGGGTATGGGAAGGATATTACAGATCTGGATTTTACGAACTACGCTGATGGTTATAAAAATCCTTTTGGTGGGGATTCTATTCGGAAAAGGAGGATTTACAATGACATTCAGGAATTAAAAACAATAAATATTGCCAATTACTTCTTTAAAAATAAAGGTGAAGGATCCTTTGAAAATGTTACCGAAAAATGGAGCGATGCACCCCTAAGCATTTCAAATGGTGCCCTATATGCTGATCTTGATCTGGATGGGGATCTGGACCTGGTGTCTAACAACATCAACGAAGGCGCATTTATCTATAAGAATAAAACCGTTGAAAATAATTCCCGGAACGCCCATTTCCTGAGTGTAGACCTAGAAGGTCCTTCCCATAATCCAAAAGGGATAGGAGCTCAAATCTCCCTTTATTATGGGGATACGATTCAAAAAGCAAATCAATATCCTGTGCGCGGGTATTTATCCTCGGTAGATTATAAACTTCACTTTGGCCTTGGAAACAGAAAAAATATGGACAGTATTCGTATTGATTGGCCAGATGGCAAATCGGAAAAATTGTACGGCATAGTAAGTAACCAGCAACTTATTCTCAACTACAAAGACGCCGAAACTTTTACAAATAAGAAACCTGAACGAAAAAATACACTTTTAAAAAATGTAGAAAATAAGTTATCTACTATTAAACACACAGAAAACAATTTTGTTGATTTTCAGGAGAATCCTTTGCTTCTTAGAATGCTGTCACGCGAAGGACCGGGTATTGCTGTGGGCGATATAGATCAGGATGGTCTGGAAGATCTTTTGTTTACAACTGCTTTGAATGACACCTCTTATGTATGGATGCAGCAAAAAAATGGTGAATTTGAAAAAGGTCAAAGCCTGCCTCAATCTTGGAATTTTGAACAACTGGGAAGCATCATGGCAGATTTCAACAACGATGGGCGCATTGATATTTATGTCGCGAGCGGAGGGAGCGAATTTCCTGACAAATCTGAAAATTATAGCGACCAATTGTATTATCAAAATCCAGATGGTAGCTTTGGTATTTCCAGTACACTACCGCAAATTAATGCCAGTACAGCTACCGTAAATGCTTCAGATTATGATCGTGATGGTGATTTGGACTTATTTATAGGTTCAAGACTTAGACCAAATAGTTATCCTCTGGCAGATGGAAGCTACATACTGAGAAATGATAATGGTATTTTTAAAGATGTAACGCATGATCTTGCTCAGGAATTATCAGCGTTAGGGATGGTTACCTCAGCGCTCTGGACAGATTTTAATAATGATGGCGCGGTAGACCTTATTATTGTGGGTGAATGGATGCAGATAACCTTTTTTGAAAATCAAAATGGTAAATTTAAGAATGTTTCATCACAGACTGAAATGGCCGGCCTCAGTGGATTTTGGAACAGCATAAATGGTGGTGATTTTGACAAAGATGGAGACATAGATTATATTGTGGGTAACCTGGGTGAGAACATAGACCTTAAGGCTACGCAAGAAGAACCCATTACCATTGTCTTCAAGGATTTTGACAATAATGGAAAAATTGATCCAATTATAGGCTATTATGTAAACGGAATAAACTATCCCTTACCCTCAAGGGATGCCCTGATCAGCCAAATTGCCAGTATGAAAAAAAGATTTACCTTTTACAGCGATTATGGTAAAACCACTTTCGATCAGATGTTTTCCAAAGAAGAACTAAAAGGCGCTTCCGCAAAAAAAATCAATTGTCTTAAATCCATTTATATTGAAAATAAGGGAAACGGCACCTTTACTTATAAAGATTTACCTCTACCTGCTCAAATCGCACCAGTCTATGGTATATCTATTGCAGATTTGAACAGTGATGGTAATCTAGACCTATTGCTGACCGGTAACAGAACCGATACTGAAACTCTGGGAGGGTCGCTAAACAGCGCTATAGGAACTGTATTATCTGGCGATGGGAATGGAAATTTCATTAGTGTTCCCGCAAATGAAAGTGGTTTTAAAACCCCTGGAGATGCCCGGGGTATCGCCCAACTGGTGAAAAAGGACGCTATAGATTTTCTTGTTGCAAATAACGATGGCGCCCTTCAATGTTTTACATCAAAAAATGCAAGTGCGATCATTCCATTAACTCCTACCGATAGTTATGCACTGATCAAATGCTCTGACGGAAGAACCTACAAACATGAGTTTTATTTTGGAGCTGGGTATCTTTCTCAAAACTCCAGAATGTTCAAAATTCCCAATGACGCCAAAGAAATTTTCATCTTTAATTCAAAAAACGAAAAACGTTCTGTTTCAGTAGAAGCCTTCAGAGTACCATAA
- the mgrA gene encoding L-glyceraldehyde 3-phosphate reductase, with product MNITKKYIASENRYDSMQYRRCGKSGINLPLISLGLWHNFGYKDNFETSRAILRSAFDQGITHFDLANNYGPPYGSAEENFGRLFKEDFKSYRDELIISSKAGYDMWPGPYGNFGSRKYLISSINQSLKRMGLEYVDIFYHHRPDPDTPLEETMGALDQIVRSGKALYVGVSNYKAEETARAAALLKDMGTPFLIHQPRYNMMDRWVEENKLMDTLEKVGVGSIVFSPLEQGILTGKYLNGIPKDSRAATQGSYLSEEQITPKVVDQIKKLNEIAQNRNQSLAQMAIVWLLKDKRVTSVLVGVSKVDQLKDNVQALNNLNFSDDELKKIEEILN from the coding sequence ATGAATATTACTAAAAAATACATCGCATCAGAAAACCGCTATGATAGCATGCAGTACCGTCGCTGTGGAAAGAGCGGTATAAATCTGCCTCTAATCTCCTTGGGTCTCTGGCATAATTTCGGTTATAAGGACAATTTTGAAACTAGCCGTGCTATATTAAGAAGTGCTTTTGATCAGGGAATAACACATTTTGATCTCGCCAATAATTATGGACCTCCCTATGGTTCTGCCGAAGAAAATTTTGGACGTCTTTTTAAAGAGGATTTTAAGTCCTATCGTGATGAACTTATCATTTCATCCAAAGCTGGATATGACATGTGGCCTGGTCCTTATGGTAATTTTGGTTCCAGAAAGTATCTCATTTCAAGCATTAATCAATCCCTAAAACGAATGGGTCTGGAGTATGTTGATATTTTCTATCATCACCGCCCAGATCCAGATACCCCGCTCGAAGAAACCATGGGTGCGCTAGATCAAATTGTACGCTCTGGTAAAGCTCTTTATGTGGGTGTTTCTAATTATAAAGCAGAAGAAACCGCACGTGCCGCAGCGTTGTTAAAAGATATGGGCACTCCATTTCTCATCCATCAGCCGCGTTACAATATGATGGATCGATGGGTGGAAGAAAATAAATTGATGGACACGTTAGAGAAAGTTGGCGTGGGAAGTATTGTATTTTCACCTTTAGAGCAGGGAATTCTTACCGGCAAATACCTCAACGGTATTCCTAAAGATTCACGGGCTGCAACACAAGGCAGCTATCTAAGTGAAGAGCAGATCACCCCTAAAGTTGTTGATCAGATTAAAAAACTCAATGAAATCGCTCAAAATAGAAACCAAAGCCTTGCTCAAATGGCAATTGTATGGCTACTTAAAGATAAGCGTGTAACCTCCGTATTGGTAGGCGTTAGTAAAGTAGACCAATTGAAAGATAATGTACAGGCATTGAACAATCTTAATTTTAGTGATGATGAACTAAAAAAAATAGAAGAGATACTAAACTAA
- a CDS encoding DUF808 domain-containing protein, with the protein MASGFFALLDDIAALMDDVAIMSKVAAKKTAGLLGDDLAVNAEKASGFISSREIPVLWAITKGSLLNKLIILPIAFLLSAFVPVAITVILIIGGLYLAYEGAEKVYEYFFPHSEKMHVEDITDLSKEELIAREKEKIKAAILTDFILSIEIVIIALGAVEGEVLATKIIVVSIIAIVATIGVYGIVALIVRMDEFGAKLIDLNEEENSISDKIGRFLVRALPMVIKGLSFIGTIALLLVSGGIFVHNLEFVHHLVEGLPGIIGEFLVGVVMGIVTLLIVSGSLKIWKAIKGKN; encoded by the coding sequence ATGGCTTCAGGATTTTTTGCACTTCTAGATGATATCGCGGCACTTATGGATGACGTTGCGATCATGAGTAAAGTTGCCGCTAAAAAAACTGCTGGTCTACTTGGTGATGATCTCGCTGTAAACGCCGAGAAAGCTTCCGGTTTCATATCTTCCCGTGAAATTCCGGTACTATGGGCGATTACTAAAGGATCACTCCTCAATAAGTTAATCATTTTACCTATAGCTTTCCTCTTGAGCGCCTTTGTTCCCGTGGCCATTACGGTCATCTTGATCATTGGTGGACTGTACCTTGCCTATGAAGGTGCTGAAAAAGTATATGAGTATTTTTTTCCGCATTCAGAAAAAATGCATGTAGAGGATATTACAGATCTTTCTAAAGAAGAATTGATAGCCAGGGAGAAAGAAAAAATAAAAGCAGCCATTTTAACTGACTTTATACTTTCAATAGAGATAGTCATTATTGCTCTTGGTGCAGTTGAGGGTGAAGTCCTGGCCACAAAGATTATAGTGGTCTCGATTATAGCAATAGTTGCTACTATTGGGGTATATGGTATCGTGGCCCTAATTGTAAGAATGGATGAATTTGGCGCTAAATTGATAGACCTTAATGAGGAAGAAAACAGCATTTCTGATAAAATAGGTCGTTTTCTGGTAAGGGCGCTACCTATGGTAATAAAAGGACTTTCATTTATTGGCACGATCGCCTTACTGCTTGTCTCCGGGGGAATCTTTGTACACAATCTTGAATTTGTACATCATCTGGTAGAAGGCCTCCCTGGTATTATAGGTGAATTTTTAGTAGGCGTTGTTATGGGAATTGTTACTTTATTGATCGTGAGCGGAAGTTTGAAAATCTGGAAAGCGATTAAGGGCAAAAACTAG
- a CDS encoding response regulator transcription factor, whose amino-acid sequence MSKILLIEDDHNLGLMVKDILEFSNHTVNLLRSPIKAIEILIEESFDLVVLDKLLSGIDGTIVCHDIRQTSSISNIPILMMSALSESEEDCLRAGATNFIYKPFDIETFANRVQATLG is encoded by the coding sequence ATGTCCAAAATACTCCTTATTGAAGATGACCACAATCTAGGCCTTATGGTCAAGGATATTTTAGAGTTTAGCAACCATACCGTAAACCTATTAAGGAGTCCTATTAAGGCTATTGAAATTCTAATAGAGGAAAGTTTTGACTTAGTGGTACTTGATAAACTCTTGTCTGGCATAGATGGCACTATAGTTTGCCATGATATTCGCCAAACATCATCCATTTCCAACATTCCTATTTTAATGATGTCTGCACTTAGTGAAAGTGAAGAAGATTGTTTGCGTGCTGGCGCAACAAATTTTATCTATAAACCCTTTGATATTGAAACTTTTGCAAATCGTGTGCAGGCTACATTGGGCTAA
- a CDS encoding ferritin-like domain-containing protein, with translation MNTTNESIKEKNHDDIVEALQELLEKNYDAEKGFKKAIENSKHEALKTYLKKEAVKRNRFATEIDFEIRALNAQPTEKGSATASVHRAWIDLKSAIAGNDDEAILEECIRGEKASVEEYEEVIKKHKLPAKIEQVIAKQLDEIQKTFNNVKRLEDLHD, from the coding sequence ATGAATACGACTAACGAAAGTATAAAAGAGAAAAACCACGATGATATTGTAGAGGCTCTTCAGGAATTATTGGAAAAGAACTATGATGCCGAAAAAGGTTTTAAAAAAGCTATAGAAAATTCAAAGCACGAAGCTTTAAAAACATATTTAAAAAAAGAAGCAGTAAAACGCAATCGCTTTGCTACTGAAATAGATTTTGAAATTCGAGCTTTAAACGCACAGCCTACAGAAAAAGGGAGTGCTACAGCATCTGTACACAGAGCATGGATCGATTTAAAATCTGCTATTGCCGGTAATGATGATGAAGCCATTTTAGAAGAGTGCATCCGTGGCGAGAAGGCAAGTGTAGAAGAATATGAAGAAGTTATCAAAAAACATAAACTTCCAGCAAAAATCGAACAGGTTATTGCCAAACAACTTGATGAAATTCAAAAGACCTTTAACAACGTTAAAAGGTTAGAAGATCTTCATGATTAA
- a CDS encoding pyridoxal phosphate-dependent aminotransferase — MTIQTTSSRRTWLKQSAVAMGAMAFAPQQIWASTVKEAQQEGRKFLYHKSTFNEFTPPKLPDLSTVNARLVWNENPHGPSKMAAKAFQKAVWDGNHYSWSSLDDLVKKIATYEGVKEEQVMMAPGSSDLLEKTALVYFQKGGNVVSADPSYMSLVSVAKAAGGAWKAIKLTPDYQHDLPAMEAAIDSDTKLVYITNPNNPTATITDTEALKSFCRRVSRKVPVFVDEAYIELSDGGLANSMVPLVAEGCNIFVSRTFSKIHGMAGLRLGYMLGKTESLNAINEITRGGMGITGPTIAAGSASMDDTEYLTSCKDKLVEARNYTTSYLTSRGFDFMPSQTNFVMFPIDMPGDTFLENIYDRKVVVRAFKFWDQDWCRVSMGTMKEMEYFKDAIDAILV; from the coding sequence ATGACTATTCAAACAACATCATCCCGAAGAACCTGGTTAAAGCAAAGCGCAGTAGCAATGGGTGCAATGGCCTTCGCCCCACAGCAAATCTGGGCGTCTACCGTTAAAGAAGCACAACAGGAAGGTAGGAAGTTTCTATACCACAAAAGTACGTTTAACGAATTTACGCCTCCTAAGTTACCAGACCTTAGTACGGTAAATGCACGTTTAGTCTGGAATGAAAATCCTCATGGGCCTTCAAAAATGGCAGCGAAGGCTTTTCAAAAAGCAGTATGGGACGGTAATCACTATTCCTGGAGTTCATTAGATGATCTTGTCAAAAAAATAGCTACTTATGAAGGTGTCAAAGAAGAACAGGTGATGATGGCTCCTGGTTCTTCAGACCTTTTGGAAAAGACAGCATTAGTTTATTTTCAAAAAGGTGGAAATGTGGTGAGTGCAGACCCCAGCTATATGTCTTTAGTTAGTGTTGCCAAAGCTGCCGGTGGTGCATGGAAGGCCATCAAACTTACCCCAGATTATCAGCATGATCTACCTGCTATGGAAGCCGCAATTGATAGCGATACAAAATTGGTCTATATTACAAATCCTAACAATCCTACCGCTACCATAACAGATACTGAAGCGTTAAAATCTTTTTGCAGAAGGGTTTCGAGGAAGGTACCCGTCTTTGTTGATGAAGCCTATATTGAATTGTCAGACGGTGGCCTGGCAAACAGTATGGTCCCCCTTGTTGCCGAAGGTTGCAACATTTTCGTTTCGCGCACTTTTTCCAAGATTCACGGTATGGCCGGGTTGCGCTTGGGCTACATGCTGGGCAAAACCGAATCCCTCAATGCCATCAATGAGATTACCCGTGGTGGGATGGGGATAACAGGTCCCACGATCGCTGCCGGATCTGCTAGTATGGACGATACCGAATATTTGACTTCCTGTAAGGACAAACTTGTAGAAGCCCGCAACTATACCACTTCCTATCTTACAAGCCGTGGTTTTGATTTTATGCCCTCGCAAACCAATTTTGTCATGTTTCCCATTGACATGCCCGGCGATACTTTTCTGGAAAATATCTATGATAGGAAAGTGGTCGTTCGTGCCTTTAAATTCTGGGATCAGGATTGGTGCCGTGTGAGTATGGGTACCATGAAAGAAATGGAATATTTCAAAGATGCTATAGATGCTATTCTAGTTTAA
- a CDS encoding permease, giving the protein MDVFTLQKSLLFIVFIGIGLLLKYKFNGSAELNGVKKIILNLALPATIFIALMGIQVKIDLLILPVLALFLNIILFFIFPYILPALGIKKGSPKYRTAQLLIPSLAPGLSCFPFILEFLGENYLAKAAMADLGNKIFVLLILYVVAMRFYYALNKKNNRSNKTKIKELLIALVSEPVNLFIGAALLLVCFGINMKTLPFVIGESMQRLSLMMTPLVLLYIGLAVNIKKEQFFQIFGMLSLRAGFAVFFAAMIIAIIGLNSANDILLLLVFSLSSCSFWPFAHIAAVETLEKEDVITSKRTFNADFAIGLLALSFPFSVLVILGVLSSGTVFTSVSTILVLGAVLSIPGIAYIGYNYVSKIALKGNKSVKTAYNLPIEEGS; this is encoded by the coding sequence ATGGACGTATTCACACTTCAGAAGTCACTGCTCTTTATAGTATTTATAGGTATAGGTTTGCTATTGAAATATAAATTCAATGGAAGTGCGGAATTGAACGGTGTTAAAAAAATCATTCTGAACCTCGCCCTTCCTGCAACTATCTTTATAGCTTTAATGGGAATACAGGTGAAGATCGATTTACTGATTCTGCCCGTATTGGCACTTTTTCTCAATATAATCCTATTCTTTATTTTCCCCTATATACTACCCGCATTGGGTATTAAAAAGGGAAGCCCAAAATACAGAACTGCCCAACTATTGATCCCTTCTCTGGCCCCGGGACTTTCTTGTTTCCCTTTTATTCTTGAATTTTTAGGGGAAAACTATCTGGCGAAAGCGGCGATGGCAGATCTGGGCAATAAAATTTTCGTTTTACTGATTCTTTATGTTGTGGCGATGCGTTTTTACTATGCCTTAAATAAAAAGAATAACCGCAGCAACAAGACTAAAATCAAGGAATTGCTTATCGCATTGGTTTCTGAACCGGTAAATTTGTTCATAGGCGCAGCATTGCTCCTCGTATGTTTTGGTATCAATATGAAAACACTTCCTTTTGTGATAGGAGAATCCATGCAACGCCTAAGCTTGATGATGACCCCCCTGGTATTGCTTTATATAGGACTGGCGGTAAATATTAAAAAGGAACAGTTCTTTCAGATTTTTGGGATGCTTTCCCTACGTGCAGGTTTTGCGGTATTCTTTGCGGCAATGATTATTGCGATCATTGGTTTGAATAGTGCGAATGATATTCTTTTGCTGCTTGTATTTTCATTAAGTTCCTGTAGTTTCTGGCCATTTGCCCATATTGCCGCCGTTGAAACCCTGGAGAAGGAAGACGTGATCACTAGTAAACGCACGTTCAATGCAGATTTTGCGATTGGTCTTCTTGCCCTTTCTTTTCCATTTTCGGTTCTGGTAATTCTGGGTGTGCTTTCCAGCGGCACAGTTTTTACCTCCGTAAGTACCATTTTAGTTTTGGGAGCTGTACTTAGTATACCGGGTATTGCTTATATTGGTTATAATTATGTGTCAAAAATTGCTTTAAAAGGCAATAAATCGGTTAAAACGGCCTATAATTTGCCCATTGAAGAAGGTTCATGA
- a CDS encoding DoxX family protein: MTYQTNLNLKATDFALLFFRIALALMMLVHGIPKLLTLFGDAEIQFADPMGLGMTASLALAVFAEVICSILLLLGLGTRLAAIPLIITMLVAILIVHVPDGWGRQELPTLYAVCYVVLLLTGPGKYSLDHIFLKNKKSKIA; the protein is encoded by the coding sequence ATGACCTATCAGACTAATCTCAACCTCAAGGCAACTGATTTTGCACTGCTATTTTTTAGGATTGCACTTGCACTTATGATGCTCGTACATGGAATTCCCAAATTACTGACCCTTTTTGGCGATGCCGAAATTCAGTTTGCAGATCCTATGGGTCTCGGTATGACTGCAAGCCTGGCGCTGGCCGTTTTTGCTGAAGTAATTTGCTCTATACTGCTACTTCTTGGATTGGGTACCCGTCTCGCCGCTATCCCGCTTATTATTACCATGCTTGTTGCCATTCTAATTGTTCATGTTCCAGATGGATGGGGGAGACAGGAACTACCCACGCTTTATGCCGTTTGTTATGTGGTTTTATTACTTACAGGTCCTGGAAAATACTCCCTGGATCATATATTTTTAAAGAACAAGAAGAGTAAAATAGCCTAA